One Candidatus Sulfurimonas baltica DNA segment encodes these proteins:
- a CDS encoding EAL domain-containing protein, whose product MIKNFLYNYFIDRKISFKLMIFTLIFSAVITLVITITQLYMDYRNGIKSINTQLSLIESGYIASINQSIWVYDKTQTLLQLDGILNLPDIEFTAIDLTEGEHYERGDKVNKNFITKKIKLLYSHDNEDIVLGELTIVADLNKLYQQLVDKIIVILLSQGIKTFLISFFILFIFQRLVTRHLEKIAEYTKYLKVDSESKPLILNKTVSKSNRDELDNLTESINTMQNQLYKSFLNLSSELEARKKSDKSLLEYKKALDASAYVSKSNLKGDITYVNDALCSITGYTREELIGKQHNIFRYKETPPNEYKEMWDTIQNKKVWKGSMKNVKKDGSCFYISQTIIPILDTHGNIIEYIALRYDITELVEKTEMLEKHYETDTLTKLGNRFKLLNDIENSEHPSLAIVDIDSFKQINDFYGHEIGDYVIIELSKRLSKNTDSLYTEAYRLQADQFAFICRECTTKDQFKDTIEKLIRELTNKPVFYQQHEIMIGVTAGIALNKEDLFIDADIGLKIAKQLKKDFVIYDKSFNIEKEYKNNLEWTKKVKKAIEDNRIVAFFQPIYNQHNKKVEKFEALVRMIDTDGKIISPFFFLEIAKKAKLYSKITIIMIDKAIEAAKHHDYKFSINLTIDDIINQETTDYFIQKVRESNIGHKIVIELVESEGIENFDDFYSFIEKAKLLGCKLAIDDFGTGYSNFEYLLKLDVDYVKIDGSLIKNIDTNRHMRLVSETIISFAKIANMKTIAEFVSHKEISDIVSEIGVDFIQGYYIGEPMPYNEIEKFEHIVI is encoded by the coding sequence ATGATTAAAAACTTTTTATATAACTATTTTATTGATAGAAAAATATCTTTTAAGTTAATGATATTTACGCTGATTTTTAGTGCAGTCATAACTTTAGTAATCACCATAACACAACTTTATATGGACTACAGGAATGGTATAAAATCAATTAATACGCAACTTTCTCTTATTGAGTCGGGTTATATAGCAAGTATCAATCAAAGTATTTGGGTATATGACAAGACACAAACTCTTTTACAGCTAGATGGGATTTTAAATCTGCCAGACATTGAATTTACCGCTATTGATCTTACAGAAGGTGAACACTATGAACGTGGAGATAAGGTAAATAAAAATTTTATTACAAAAAAAATCAAACTATTATATTCACATGACAATGAAGATATTGTTTTGGGTGAGCTCACTATAGTTGCTGATTTAAATAAACTATATCAACAACTTGTTGATAAAATTATTGTTATATTATTATCACAAGGTATAAAAACATTTTTAATCTCATTTTTTATACTCTTTATCTTCCAGAGATTAGTAACACGACATCTTGAAAAAATAGCAGAGTACACTAAATATTTAAAAGTTGACTCTGAATCTAAACCTTTAATTCTCAATAAAACTGTTTCTAAATCTAACCGTGATGAGCTTGACAATCTAACAGAATCTATCAATACAATGCAAAATCAACTTTATAAATCATTTTTAAATCTATCTTCTGAATTAGAGGCAAGAAAAAAATCAGATAAATCTTTGCTAGAGTACAAAAAAGCATTAGATGCCAGTGCTTATGTTTCTAAGAGTAACCTTAAAGGAGATATAACTTATGTAAACGATGCACTCTGCTCAATTACCGGATATACAAGAGAAGAACTTATAGGAAAACAACACAATATTTTCAGATATAAAGAAACTCCACCAAATGAGTATAAGGAGATGTGGGACACCATACAAAATAAAAAAGTATGGAAAGGGAGTATGAAAAATGTCAAGAAAGATGGCAGCTGCTTTTATATCAGTCAGACAATCATCCCTATCTTAGACACTCACGGAAATATTATTGAATACATTGCTTTACGCTATGATATTACAGAACTTGTAGAAAAAACAGAAATGTTAGAAAAACATTACGAAACAGATACTCTCACAAAACTAGGTAATCGTTTTAAACTTTTAAATGACATTGAAAATAGCGAACACCCTTCTCTTGCTATTGTGGATATAGATTCATTTAAACAAATCAATGATTTTTACGGTCACGAAATAGGAGACTATGTTATCATAGAACTCTCTAAAAGGTTATCTAAAAATACAGATAGTCTCTATACGGAAGCATACAGATTGCAAGCTGACCAGTTTGCATTTATTTGCAGAGAGTGTACAACAAAAGATCAATTTAAAGATACTATCGAGAAGCTAATAAGAGAGTTGACAAATAAACCTGTATTTTATCAGCAACATGAAATAATGATTGGAGTAACGGCTGGTATAGCCCTAAATAAGGAAGATTTATTCATTGATGCAGATATAGGATTAAAAATAGCTAAGCAATTGAAAAAAGATTTTGTTATTTATGACAAATCTTTTAATATTGAAAAAGAGTATAAAAATAATCTTGAATGGACTAAAAAAGTAAAAAAAGCTATAGAGGACAATAGAATAGTCGCATTTTTTCAGCCTATATATAATCAACACAACAAAAAAGTTGAAAAATTCGAAGCACTTGTAAGAATGATTGACACAGATGGGAAAATAATTTCTCCATTTTTCTTTTTAGAGATTGCAAAAAAAGCAAAACTTTACTCTAAAATCACAATAATTATGATTGATAAGGCAATTGAAGCAGCTAAACATCATGACTATAAATTTTCAATAAACCTCACTATAGATGACATAATAAATCAAGAAACAACTGACTATTTTATACAAAAAGTAAGAGAGAGTAATATTGGTCACAAAATAGTTATTGAACTTGTTGAATCAGAAGGAATAGAAAACTTTGATGATTTTTATTCATTTATCGAAAAAGCAAAACTTCTTGGATGTAAATTGGCTATAGATGATTTTGGAACAGGCTACTCGAATTTCGAATATCTGTTAAAGCTAGATGTCGATTATGTAAAGATTGATGGATCACTTATTAAGAATATAGATACAAATAGGCATATGCGCCTTGTTTCAGAGACAATAATCTCATTTGCGAAAATTGCAAATATGAAAACTATTGCAGAGTTTGTATCACACAAAGAGATTTCAGACATTGTCTCAGAAATAGGAGTTGACTTTATTCAAGGCTACTATATTGGAGAACCTATGCCGTATAATGAGATTGAAAAATTTGAACATATTGTGATTTAG
- the ald gene encoding alanine dehydrogenase, translating into MTIGIPKEIKTDEYRVSVTPAGVAELTKDGHEVFVQSSAGDGSGFSDCDYEVAGAILLENVEELFHKADMIVKVKEPIEREYKLFKQNQTLFTYLHLAADKQLTDFLLEKGIRAFSYETLKIGNRLPLLEPMSEVAGKMASLMGAVHLGRYHGGSGLLAGGVVGTHRTKVMVLGGGVAGKAAAEVAAGLGADVTILDINTERLHYLNDVMPANVATLYSCSEAIETLLPHVDIIVGTILIPGAKAPKLITREMLSKMKKGSVLVDVSIDQGGCFESSHATTHTEPTFIEEGIVHYCVANMPGAYPRTSTYALTNATIVYVKHLANYGSENICKQMPVMVTALNTYDGVLYNKAVGLAHGIQSRDFN; encoded by the coding sequence ATGACTATCGGTATACCAAAAGAGATTAAAACAGATGAGTATCGTGTATCGGTTACACCTGCCGGTGTAGCTGAACTTACAAAAGATGGGCATGAGGTTTTCGTACAGAGTAGCGCAGGGGATGGGAGTGGTTTTAGCGATTGTGATTATGAAGTAGCAGGGGCAATACTCTTAGAGAATGTGGAAGAGTTGTTTCATAAGGCAGATATGATTGTAAAAGTTAAAGAGCCAATCGAGCGAGAGTATAAACTATTTAAACAAAACCAGACACTCTTTACTTACCTTCATCTTGCAGCAGACAAACAGCTAACAGACTTTTTACTTGAAAAAGGGATAAGAGCCTTCTCTTATGAGACTTTAAAAATTGGGAACAGGTTGCCACTTTTAGAACCAATGAGTGAAGTGGCAGGGAAAATGGCTTCTTTGATGGGTGCAGTTCATTTGGGACGCTATCATGGAGGAAGTGGTCTTCTTGCCGGTGGAGTAGTTGGAACACACAGAACTAAGGTAATGGTGCTTGGTGGTGGAGTTGCCGGCAAAGCTGCGGCAGAAGTCGCCGCAGGTTTAGGAGCTGATGTTACAATACTCGATATAAATACCGAACGTCTACACTATCTAAATGATGTAATGCCGGCAAATGTAGCAACTCTTTATAGCTGCAGTGAAGCAATAGAGACTTTACTCCCACATGTAGACATAATAGTAGGAACTATACTTATTCCAGGCGCAAAAGCTCCAAAACTTATAACACGTGAAATGTTAAGTAAGATGAAAAAAGGGAGCGTACTAGTTGATGTTTCAATTGATCAAGGGGGATGTTTTGAGAGCTCCCATGCAACTACGCATACAGAACCTACATTTATAGAAGAGGGGATAGTACACTATTGTGTTGCCAATATGCCGGGGGCATATCCTAGAACTTCAACTTACGCTTTAACAAATGCAACAATAGTTTATGTCAAACATTTAGCTAACTACGGGTCTGAAAATATTTGTAAACAAATGCCTGTTATGGTTACTGCTTTAAATACTTATGACGGAGTGCTTTACAACAAGGCGGTCGGATTGGCTCATGGCATACAAAGTAGAGACTTTAACTAA
- a CDS encoding PAS domain-containing sensor histidine kinase has product MKDLTVNRNTDSSVSLNSASDSFGLANLESFGGVESLNMIEETSPELTISDNNNLRQKEALIFSSVSDGILVLDIDGNHTIVNQAAADMLGYTIEEMVGKHSHKMWHHTHPDGTSFHESECPIYKTIKKNSTSHRNECMFWRKDGSSFIVDYSSNPLVKNGEVNGVVVVFRDISELKEAQKELKIQQDIVLAQSRQAAMGEMVAMIAHQWRQPLTIVSMAVNNLKIDMDLGTEITNETIDEMSDTIFEQVNHLSNTIDDFSDFLKPDKKKESVNICDVMERAIRMTGSGLKNNNIHVDIKMNCKSNIKAYPGELLQVFLNIINNSKDAIKHSQVKEPRIAIDVNEIDGLVIASICDNGGGIAYPTLKLLGQPYVSTRNKNGTGLGIYMSKTIIEKHLGGTLSWKNIGEGACFTVALQL; this is encoded by the coding sequence ATGAAAGATTTGACAGTTAATAGGAATACGGATAGTTCAGTATCATTAAATAGTGCATCGGATAGTTTTGGATTGGCAAATTTAGAGTCGTTTGGTGGCGTGGAGTCGTTAAATATGATAGAAGAAACATCTCCAGAGCTTACAATTTCTGATAATAATAACCTACGCCAAAAAGAGGCACTGATTTTCTCCTCTGTTAGTGATGGAATTCTTGTTTTAGATATAGATGGAAATCACACGATTGTTAATCAGGCTGCAGCTGATATGCTTGGTTATACAATTGAAGAAATGGTTGGCAAACATAGCCATAAAATGTGGCATCACACACATCCAGACGGTACTTCTTTTCATGAGTCCGAATGCCCAATATACAAAACAATTAAAAAGAATAGCACGTCACATAGGAATGAGTGTATGTTCTGGCGTAAAGATGGGAGCAGTTTTATTGTAGACTACTCTAGTAACCCATTAGTTAAAAATGGTGAGGTTAATGGTGTTGTTGTAGTTTTTAGGGATATTAGTGAGCTAAAAGAAGCACAAAAAGAGTTGAAAATACAGCAGGACATTGTACTTGCACAGTCGAGACAAGCAGCTATGGGCGAAATGGTAGCCATGATAGCACATCAATGGAGACAACCTCTTACCATAGTTTCAATGGCGGTTAATAATTTGAAAATAGATATGGACTTAGGTACAGAAATAACTAATGAGACTATTGATGAGATGAGTGATACAATTTTTGAGCAAGTTAATCATCTCTCAAATACTATAGATGATTTTAGTGATTTTTTAAAACCAGATAAGAAGAAAGAATCAGTAAATATTTGCGACGTGATGGAGCGTGCTATTAGGATGACAGGCAGTGGTCTTAAAAACAACAATATACATGTAGATATTAAAATGAATTGTAAAAGCAATATAAAGGCATACCCCGGTGAGTTGTTACAAGTTTTTTTAAATATTATTAACAATTCTAAAGATGCTATTAAGCATTCTCAAGTGAAGGAGCCTCGCATAGCTATTGATGTTAATGAAATTGACGGATTAGTTATTGCTTCCATTTGCGACAATGGTGGGGGGATAGCATATCCTACATTAAAACTGCTAGGTCAACCTTATGTCTCAACCAGAAACAAAAACGGCACAGGTCTTGGAATTTATATGTCTAAAACAATAATAGAAAAGCACCTAGGTGGAACACTTAGTTGGAAAAATATAGGGGAAGGAGCTTGTTTTACAGTTGCTTTACAACTATAA
- a CDS encoding class II 3-deoxy-7-phosphoheptulonate synthase encodes MSIWSPTSWREKPILQQPTYQNKDELNRVLSELKNYPPLVFAGEARRLKSELADVASGNAFLLQGGDCAESFSEFHAHNIRDTFKALLQMAVVMTYAGGVPVVKVGRLGGQFAKPRSADTETFDGVTLDSYRGDIINGVDFTKEARTPDPERMIKAYNQSAATLNLLRAFASGGLADLHQVHQWNLDFAHQSEVSAKYEKLAEEIENSLRFMKACGITSKTYRNLRETDFYTSHEALLLPYEEAFTRKDSLSGDWYDTSAHMLWIGDRTRQLDGAHVEYLRGVKNPIGVKAGPSMDPEDLIKLCHTLNPENEAGRLNIIVRMGADKVGDGMPKLIRAIEKEGMNVVWSCDPMHGNTIKSSNSYKTRPVDSILTEMKQFFQVHKAEGTVAGGVHLEMTGKNVTECIGGSFVVTEEDLSSRYHTHCDPRLNADQALDLAFLIADTLKESRK; translated from the coding sequence ATGAGTATCTGGAGTCCAACTAGTTGGAGAGAAAAACCAATTTTACAACAACCGACTTACCAAAATAAAGATGAGTTAAATAGAGTTTTATCTGAGTTAAAAAACTATCCTCCACTCGTATTTGCTGGTGAAGCAAGAAGATTGAAAAGTGAACTTGCAGATGTTGCGAGCGGTAATGCTTTTTTACTTCAAGGTGGAGATTGTGCAGAGAGCTTTAGTGAGTTTCATGCCCATAATATTCGCGATACGTTTAAAGCACTTTTGCAAATGGCAGTCGTTATGACATATGCCGGCGGCGTTCCGGTTGTTAAAGTCGGTCGTTTAGGTGGGCAGTTTGCTAAGCCCCGTTCTGCTGACACTGAAACATTTGACGGTGTTACTCTCGATTCATATCGCGGAGATATTATTAATGGTGTAGATTTCACAAAAGAGGCTCGTACACCGGATCCTGAGCGTATGATAAAAGCATATAACCAGTCTGCTGCAACTTTAAATCTGCTTCGTGCATTTGCTTCTGGTGGTTTGGCTGACTTGCATCAAGTTCACCAGTGGAATTTAGATTTTGCACATCAAAGTGAAGTTTCTGCAAAGTATGAAAAATTGGCAGAGGAGATTGAAAACTCTCTGCGATTTATGAAAGCTTGCGGTATTACATCAAAAACATATAGAAATCTAAGAGAAACAGATTTTTATACTTCACACGAAGCACTTCTGCTTCCATACGAAGAGGCTTTTACAAGAAAAGACTCTTTAAGTGGAGATTGGTATGACACTTCAGCTCACATGTTATGGATCGGCGACAGAACTCGCCAGCTTGACGGTGCTCATGTTGAATACCTTAGAGGGGTGAAAAATCCAATAGGTGTTAAAGCAGGTCCTTCAATGGACCCAGAAGATTTAATTAAACTTTGTCATACTCTAAATCCTGAAAATGAAGCTGGACGTCTGAACATTATTGTAAGAATGGGTGCTGATAAAGTTGGTGACGGTATGCCTAAACTAATTCGTGCAATTGAAAAAGAGGGGATGAATGTTGTTTGGAGCTGTGATCCAATGCATGGAAATACTATAAAATCATCAAACAGCTACAAAACTAGACCAGTTGATTCAATCCTTACAGAAATGAAACAATTTTTTCAAGTTCATAAAGCTGAAGGTACAGTTGCTGGCGGTGTTCACCTAGAGATGACAGGTAAAAATGTTACTGAGTGTATTGGTGGTTCATTTGTTGTAACCGAAGAGGATTTAAGTTCTCGATACCATACTCATTGTGACCCAAGACTAAATGCAGATCAAGCTTTAGATTTAGCGTTTTTAATTGCAGATACTTTAAAAGAGTCTCGTAAGTAA
- a CDS encoding GGDEF domain-containing protein — translation MQKEELKSLAKEIYDNLIVSIDEQDNANIEQLVNYLGVATEAIGNIDGSDITTLEYAKSTFHNAYKDIAAEGLRQYKSTSGKFLEISQEHSEIIDNYLVKDIDIPNVTKKFYEIQKQMSDEIEKANEIIVNLSNQVKTLENKTNIDSLTKVYNRRALSAYLETLCEEGNSNYEVHTLIMDLDDFKIVNDTYGHIAGDKILIFISNILKRTLRDGDKIFRYGGEEFIIILNRIDTKRCMSITNRILELIRANNLIYKGKTINVTASIGTTMFKTGDTPDSLIERADRALYIAKSNGKNQVQTVLI, via the coding sequence ATGCAAAAAGAAGAATTAAAATCTCTTGCTAAAGAGATATATGACAATCTTATTGTCTCTATTGATGAACAAGATAATGCAAATATTGAACAATTAGTAAACTACTTAGGTGTAGCAACAGAGGCCATAGGCAATATTGACGGCAGTGATATTACAACGCTGGAGTATGCAAAATCAACTTTCCATAATGCTTACAAAGATATTGCAGCAGAAGGTTTAAGGCAATATAAATCCACAAGTGGTAAATTTTTAGAAATATCACAAGAGCATAGTGAGATTATTGACAATTATCTTGTAAAAGATATTGATATACCGAATGTGACAAAAAAATTTTATGAAATTCAAAAACAGATGAGTGACGAGATAGAAAAAGCAAATGAGATTATTGTAAACCTCTCTAATCAAGTAAAAACACTAGAAAACAAAACAAATATTGATTCATTGACAAAGGTTTATAATAGAAGGGCCTTGTCAGCATACCTAGAAACCTTATGTGAAGAGGGAAATAGCAACTATGAAGTGCATACGCTTATAATGGACTTGGATGACTTTAAAATTGTAAATGATACTTACGGACACATTGCTGGAGACAAAATTTTAATATTTATATCAAATATTCTTAAAAGAACACTGAGAGACGGTGACAAAATATTTAGATATGGTGGAGAGGAGTTTATAATTATTTTAAATAGAATAGATACTAAACGTTGCATGAGTATAACCAATAGAATCTTAGAACTTATTCGTGCTAACAACCTTATATATAAGGGTAAAACTATTAATGTAACAGCAAGTATTGGAACTACGATGTTCAAGACTGGAGACACGCCTGACTCTCTAATAGAAAGAGCAGACAGGGCTCTGTATATTGCAAAAAGTAATGGTAAAAATCAAGTGCAAACGGTACTAATCTAA
- a CDS encoding permease, with amino-acid sequence MKIKFKGLKFLAAVSLMYLTLFIFDTSNTLASIQKSGTILYNLLPIFLFIIFITAMLNYFLKPKEIIKHFGKESGIKGVIYSVLGGVLSHGPIYAWYGVLSDMRNEGVKDRLLVTFLYARAVKLPLLPFMIDLFGVLFTIIMTLYIILSSVAQGAVMEYLEKRR; translated from the coding sequence ATGAAAATAAAATTCAAAGGTCTTAAGTTTTTAGCAGCTGTATCACTTATGTATCTAACACTTTTTATATTTGACACATCAAACACTCTCGCTTCAATACAAAAGAGCGGAACTATTTTATATAATCTTTTACCGATTTTTTTATTTATTATTTTTATAACAGCTATGCTTAACTACTTTTTAAAACCAAAAGAGATTATTAAACATTTTGGAAAAGAGAGCGGGATAAAAGGTGTAATATACTCAGTTCTTGGAGGAGTTTTAAGCCATGGTCCAATCTATGCTTGGTACGGAGTTTTGAGCGATATGAGAAACGAAGGAGTAAAAGATAGACTGCTGGTTACTTTTCTCTATGCCCGTGCAGTAAAACTTCCTCTTCTCCCTTTTATGATTGACCTGTTTGGAGTTTTATTTACAATAATAATGACCTTGTACATAATTTTATCATCAGTGGCACAAGGTGCAGTTATGGAGTATTTGGAAAAAAGGCGGTAA
- a CDS encoding superoxide dismutase: MKFELMQLPYETNALEPYISVETISYHYGKHHLAYVNKLNALTEGTEYSNKSLEYIVKNADGAIFNNAAQVCNHDFYWHGLSGAATAPSIELSNLMESSFGSVAAFKEKFISTAAGYFGSGWVWLSLDKDKKLIIEATSNADNPIRHNRIPLLTCDVWEHAYYIDYRNMRPEYLENWWKLINWQFVSDNLSNTEK; encoded by the coding sequence ATGAAATTTGAATTGATGCAATTGCCGTACGAAACAAATGCGCTGGAACCGTATATATCTGTAGAGACCATAAGCTACCATTATGGCAAACACCATTTAGCTTATGTAAATAAACTAAACGCTCTTACAGAGGGGACTGAGTACTCAAATAAGTCACTTGAGTATATAGTGAAAAATGCTGATGGTGCCATTTTTAACAATGCAGCACAAGTATGTAACCATGATTTTTATTGGCATGGTCTTAGTGGTGCAGCTACTGCTCCATCAATAGAGTTATCTAACCTTATGGAGAGTTCTTTTGGCTCTGTAGCAGCCTTTAAAGAGAAGTTTATCAGTACTGCAGCAGGATATTTTGGCTCCGGATGGGTCTGGTTGAGCCTAGATAAAGATAAAAAGCTTATTATTGAAGCAACATCTAATGCGGACAACCCGATACGTCATAACAGAATACCGCTTCTTACATGTGATGTATGGGAGCATGCATATTATATTGATTATCGCAATATGCGACCTGAGTATCTTGAAAATTGGTGGAAACTTATCAATTGGCAATTTGTTTCAGACAACCTTTCTAATACAGAAAAATAA
- a CDS encoding ABC-F family ATP-binding cassette domain-containing protein, whose translation MALIDLLNISKHYEAQKILIDVNFHVNEGDRIVVIGKNGSGKSTLMKIVNGTLEQDAGDRIIRQNLEVKMLDQRPNFKEGHTVREAVEDGLSEINIAKNRYDELSLLLADDFENKLLIDEHEKLSKYIEHHNAWNIDDKIERIIQHFDLKRYEEKPITLLSGGEQRRVALASLLLQKPDILLLDEPTNHLDVYMVEFLEELLLKEKFTIVFISHDRYFIDRIATKSVEVEDCSLREYSGGYSNYLTQKSEYLRTLQKQHDNLLGVLKRENEWYARGVRARLKRNEGRKERLMNIREDAKTNPAKIKKMSIELQREAKHFNRDKSINKQKMLFEVENLGLTLGTKELLKEFTTRILQKDVIAIVGPNGSGKSTLLKALLGRIEPTSGIIKRGEFKIGYFDQHREMLDDDKNLIETFCPLGGDRVDVRGKNMHVYGYLKNFLFPREFLDKKIGVLSGGEKNRIALALLFTKNVDILILDEPTNDLDIPTINILEEQLTNFTGAVIIVSHDRYFVDKIAKKLFIFKSDKRIEESYQEYTEYLELEKELKILDEMDKESELEKPKIREKEKVLKLTFKEKIALENLPLEIEKLELEMEEKNNCLANPKCYEEIGITKLAQELKKLEDSYEQKVEELLTIQEKEEEILSL comes from the coding sequence ATGGCATTAATAGACCTACTAAACATATCAAAACACTACGAAGCACAAAAGATTTTAATAGATGTAAATTTTCATGTAAATGAAGGTGACAGGATAGTTGTTATAGGTAAAAATGGGAGCGGAAAGTCTACTCTTATGAAAATTGTAAATGGCACTCTTGAACAAGATGCCGGAGATAGAATAATTAGACAAAACTTAGAAGTTAAAATGTTAGACCAAAGACCTAATTTCAAAGAGGGACACACAGTTAGAGAAGCAGTTGAAGATGGACTTAGTGAAATAAATATTGCTAAAAATAGATACGATGAACTGTCACTTTTACTAGCAGATGACTTTGAGAATAAACTTCTTATAGACGAACATGAAAAATTATCAAAATATATAGAACATCATAATGCGTGGAACATAGATGACAAAATAGAGCGTATAATTCAGCACTTTGATTTAAAGCGATATGAAGAGAAACCAATAACTCTATTAAGCGGAGGGGAACAGCGTCGTGTAGCTTTAGCATCACTATTACTTCAAAAACCTGATATATTACTTCTTGATGAACCTACCAATCACCTTGATGTTTACATGGTTGAATTTTTAGAAGAGCTTTTGTTAAAAGAAAAATTTACAATTGTTTTTATCTCTCATGATAGATACTTTATAGATAGAATTGCTACTAAAAGTGTAGAAGTAGAAGATTGTTCACTTAGAGAATATAGCGGTGGGTACAGCAACTATCTAACTCAAAAATCAGAATATCTGAGAACTCTGCAAAAACAGCATGACAATCTTCTTGGAGTTTTAAAAAGAGAAAATGAGTGGTATGCAAGAGGAGTAAGGGCAAGACTTAAACGAAACGAGGGTCGCAAAGAGCGACTTATGAATATTCGAGAAGATGCAAAAACAAATCCTGCAAAAATAAAAAAAATGTCTATTGAACTTCAAAGAGAAGCTAAACACTTTAATCGTGATAAAAGTATTAATAAGCAAAAAATGCTTTTCGAAGTAGAAAATTTGGGCTTAACACTCGGAACAAAAGAGCTTTTAAAAGAGTTTACAACCAGAATACTTCAAAAAGATGTTATTGCAATTGTCGGACCAAACGGTAGCGGAAAATCGACTCTCCTTAAGGCTCTTTTAGGAAGAATAGAACCAACGAGTGGAATTATAAAGCGTGGTGAGTTTAAAATAGGATACTTCGACCAACATAGAGAGATGCTAGACGATGATAAAAATCTTATAGAGACTTTTTGTCCTCTTGGTGGAGATAGAGTAGATGTTCGCGGAAAAAACATGCATGTGTATGGTTATCTGAAAAACTTTCTGTTTCCAAGAGAGTTTTTAGATAAAAAGATAGGTGTTCTCAGCGGTGGAGAAAAAAACCGTATTGCCCTCGCTCTGCTCTTTACTAAAAATGTAGATATTTTAATACTTGATGAGCCTACAAATGATTTAGATATTCCTACTATTAACATTTTAGAAGAGCAGTTAACTAACTTTACGGGAGCAGTTATAATAGTAAGCCATGATAGATATTTTGTAGACAAAATTGCAAAAAAATTATTTATTTTTAAAAGTGATAAACGAATCGAAGAGAGTTACCAGGAGTATACCGAATATTTAGAGCTTGAAAAAGAGTTGAAGATCTTAGATGAGATGGATAAAGAATCCGAGCTGGAGAAACCAAAAATAAGAGAGAAAGAAAAAGTATTAAAACTTACTTTTAAAGAAAAAATAGCACTTGAAAATTTGCCTTTAGAGATAGAAAAACTTGAACTTGAAATGGAAGAAAAAAATAACTGTTTAGCTAATCCAAAATGCTACGAAGAGATTGGTATAACAAAATTGGCACAAGAACTAAAAAAACTAGAAGATAGTTATGAACAAAAAGTTGAAGAGTTATTGACTATACAGGAGAAAGAAGAGGAGATATTAAGTTTATAA
- a CDS encoding substrate-binding periplasmic protein, which yields MGKITIIFLITFSFLQASGQILTINSGYSFPETNLLESIIKEGFKRAEIALKYQTLPNQRSLINANNGIDDGEAGRIWEISDHYPNLVRIPVAIHSIDIVVISRENLHIKKPLDLKFHNVGVIRGMKIAEQIAENAKPLSITKTTNHITLIKMLSSNRLDVIVTSKIALLSGLSETKEKNLFMASKPLISSPIYMHLHKKHKKLIPKLEEAFNSMIKDGTLKQISDDFLKDLEKNIADSIRIVKYD from the coding sequence ATGGGTAAGATTACAATTATTTTTCTAATAACATTCTCATTTTTGCAAGCTTCAGGGCAAATATTAACTATTAACTCTGGCTATAGTTTTCCTGAGACAAACCTTCTTGAGTCAATCATTAAAGAGGGTTTTAAAAGGGCTGAAATTGCACTTAAATACCAAACGCTTCCTAATCAACGCTCTTTAATTAATGCCAACAATGGTATTGATGACGGAGAAGCTGGGAGAATTTGGGAAATAAGCGATCACTATCCAAATTTAGTTCGCATACCAGTAGCCATTCATTCAATTGACATAGTTGTTATTAGCAGAGAAAATTTACATATAAAAAAACCGTTGGATTTGAAATTTCATAATGTTGGCGTTATAAGAGGTATGAAAATCGCAGAACAGATTGCAGAGAATGCCAAACCTCTTTCAATAACAAAAACAACCAATCATATAACGCTAATAAAAATGCTCTCGAGCAATAGACTTGATGTTATAGTAACAAGTAAAATTGCACTACTCTCAGGACTCAGTGAAACAAAAGAGAAAAATTTATTTATGGCTTCAAAACCTCTAATTTCAAGCCCCATATATATGCACTTGCATAAAAAGCATAAGAAACTTATACCTAAGCTAGAAGAAGCTTTCAATTCAATGATAAAAGATGGTACTCTAAAACAAATTAGTGATGATTTTCTTAAGGATTTGGAAAAAAATATAGCCGATTCGATTAGGATTGTCAAATATGATTAA